A DNA window from Mycolicibacter terrae contains the following coding sequences:
- a CDS encoding helix-turn-helix transcriptional regulator, with the protein MTAESSSTWPIIGRDGELREALTALEPDSGFQGVALVGDSGVGKSTLARALGARLTADGRSVRFVLGTQTGRDVPLGAFSRSVTVDAAHEPAAMLAAAHQNFAVVDNPLIVVDDAQLLDPLSATLVYQLAAEGTAQLILVVRSGETLLDAVTALLKERLLWNMRINPFTREQTGELARRVLGGAVSPQVINRLHDRSGGSPLYLRGLLRGGRQNGVLVEDEYGWQLRGSLHPDQELSALLEFRLQSLRPEELEALEILATAELLDWEVFRELCSPEAVSELEHHRLIHLACDGRGTLVQVTHPIFGEAVLERVGVVHSRRLNGVLFTAFDKYLRKGGRRLRLPDVRGKIRMAQFMIRSDLDPDVDLILGAAVKAAAMSNLGHAEELARFVFDRDGGLPAALVLANALCWQGRGDDAEEVLTDVDLDGADEASVVQWGCVRASNLFWNCGEIDSACQVLAEVRDRAHSEVSAELIHALEVAFAFFTGDLTMTIRAEPQFCAEEVSPAVTVLTALSTAHALAKAGRFDEVARIADIGLRAAARGRSGTIQFNLGIAEVMALVTAGDYSAAELAAERYATMAAGVPEPDAMAGVLFGLVHLARGRLPLACSVLEDSVPVLSGAAPSLWPMLATAWCAQAEAARGNAVSASVALRHCEEAYGPQIAAFQPELELARAWERASHGQTSEGRAHALRAAQRARRSGMLAVELRALHTAVRFGDPTHADRLAELAETLATPLSEAVAAHARGLTDQDGDLLSTTSDRFAAMGAFAFAADAAAQASAEYARSGQRGKQLEASTRTQWLAGQGDIHTPAVAAATQPLPITAREREIAMLVAAGLPNREIAARLSVSVRTIDGHLYRMFAKLGIERRDQLIRLLNGVQSEA; encoded by the coding sequence ATGACGGCTGAATCTTCTTCCACGTGGCCGATCATCGGCCGCGACGGCGAGCTGCGTGAGGCATTGACGGCCCTCGAACCGGATTCGGGGTTCCAGGGCGTCGCACTGGTCGGCGACAGCGGGGTCGGCAAATCGACGCTGGCCCGTGCGCTCGGGGCCCGGCTCACCGCGGACGGGCGCAGCGTCCGATTTGTGCTGGGCACCCAGACCGGGCGTGACGTACCACTGGGGGCGTTCTCCCGGTCGGTGACCGTCGATGCCGCCCACGAGCCGGCAGCGATGTTGGCGGCCGCACACCAGAATTTCGCCGTCGTGGACAACCCGCTGATCGTCGTCGACGACGCCCAACTGCTCGATCCGTTGTCGGCCACCCTGGTCTACCAGCTTGCCGCCGAAGGCACGGCGCAACTGATCCTGGTGGTCCGATCAGGCGAGACGCTTCTCGACGCGGTGACCGCACTGCTCAAAGAACGCCTGCTGTGGAACATGCGTATCAACCCGTTCACCCGCGAACAGACCGGCGAGCTGGCACGTCGCGTCCTCGGTGGTGCCGTCAGCCCGCAAGTGATCAACCGGCTGCACGATCGAAGTGGAGGAAGTCCTCTGTATCTGCGCGGGCTACTGCGGGGCGGCCGGCAGAACGGTGTCCTCGTGGAAGACGAGTACGGCTGGCAGCTCAGGGGTTCGCTGCACCCGGACCAGGAACTGTCGGCCCTGCTTGAGTTTCGGCTCCAGTCCCTGCGTCCGGAAGAACTGGAGGCACTAGAGATCCTGGCGACCGCCGAGTTGCTGGATTGGGAGGTCTTCCGCGAACTCTGTTCGCCGGAAGCCGTTTCCGAGCTGGAACACCATCGACTGATTCACCTGGCTTGCGACGGCCGGGGAACGCTGGTGCAGGTGACCCATCCCATTTTCGGCGAAGCGGTGCTGGAGCGTGTCGGGGTGGTGCACTCGCGCCGGCTCAACGGGGTGCTGTTCACTGCCTTCGACAAGTACCTGCGCAAAGGCGGCAGGCGCTTGCGGTTGCCCGACGTGCGCGGCAAGATCCGGATGGCCCAATTCATGATTCGCAGTGACCTGGATCCCGACGTTGATCTGATCCTAGGCGCGGCGGTCAAAGCGGCGGCCATGTCCAACCTGGGCCACGCAGAAGAACTGGCCCGCTTCGTCTTTGACCGCGACGGAGGTTTGCCCGCGGCACTCGTTCTCGCAAACGCACTGTGTTGGCAAGGCCGTGGCGACGACGCCGAGGAGGTACTGACCGATGTCGACCTCGACGGTGCCGATGAAGCGTCGGTAGTCCAGTGGGGCTGTGTTCGCGCGTCGAACCTGTTCTGGAACTGCGGTGAAATCGATTCGGCGTGCCAGGTTCTGGCCGAGGTGCGGGATCGTGCCCACTCGGAAGTGAGCGCCGAGCTGATCCACGCCCTCGAGGTGGCGTTCGCGTTCTTCACCGGCGATCTCACCATGACGATCCGGGCCGAACCGCAGTTCTGCGCGGAGGAGGTGTCGCCGGCGGTAACGGTATTGACCGCCCTGTCAACCGCGCATGCGCTGGCCAAAGCGGGGCGCTTCGATGAGGTCGCCAGAATCGCCGACATAGGTTTGCGGGCCGCCGCACGCGGTCGCTCGGGCACTATTCAGTTCAACCTCGGTATCGCCGAAGTCATGGCGCTGGTCACCGCTGGTGACTACTCCGCGGCCGAGCTGGCCGCTGAACGCTATGCCACCATGGCCGCCGGCGTGCCCGAACCGGATGCGATGGCCGGGGTGCTGTTCGGCTTGGTGCACCTGGCACGGGGCCGATTACCCTTGGCGTGCTCGGTGCTTGAGGACTCGGTACCGGTATTGTCGGGCGCTGCCCCCTCACTGTGGCCGATGCTGGCGACCGCTTGGTGCGCCCAAGCGGAAGCGGCGCGGGGAAACGCTGTGTCGGCTTCGGTCGCACTGCGGCATTGCGAAGAAGCCTACGGGCCGCAAATCGCCGCATTCCAGCCGGAACTCGAGCTGGCCCGAGCTTGGGAACGGGCATCGCACGGCCAGACGTCTGAGGGCAGAGCCCACGCGCTGCGGGCGGCGCAGCGCGCCCGGCGATCCGGGATGCTCGCTGTGGAGTTGCGGGCGTTGCACACCGCAGTCCGATTCGGCGACCCGACACATGCGGATCGGTTGGCAGAGCTTGCCGAGACGTTGGCCACCCCGTTGTCGGAGGCGGTTGCTGCCCACGCTCGCGGCCTAACCGACCAAGATGGCGACCTGTTGAGCACCACGTCGGACAGATTCGCGGCCATGGGTGCGTTCGCATTCGCCGCCGATGCAGCGGCCCAGGCGTCGGCCGAGTACGCCCGCAGCGGTCAACGCGGCAAGCAATTGGAGGCGTCGACCCGAACCCAGTGGTTGGCGGGTCAGGGCGATATCCACACTCCGGCAGTCGCGGCGGCGACTCAGCCCCTGCCGATCACCGCCCGCGAGCGCGAGATCGCGATGCTGGTGGCCGCGGGCCTGCCCAATCGTGAGATCGCCGCCCGGCTCTCGGTCTCGGTGCGCACCATCGATGGGCATCTGTACCGGATGTTCGCCAAACTCGGGATCGAGCGGCGCGACCAGCTGATCCGGCTGCTCAACGGCGTCCAGTCGGAGGCCTGA